From one Trifolium pratense cultivar HEN17-A07 linkage group LG1, ARS_RC_1.1, whole genome shotgun sequence genomic stretch:
- the LOC123918985 gene encoding ATP synthase subunit d, mitochondrial has protein sequence MSGTTKKVADVAFKAGRNIDWEGMAKLLVSDEARREFFNLRRAFDEVNTQLQTKFSQEPEPIDWEYYRKGIGTRLVDMYKEHYESIEIPKFVDTVTPQYKPKFEALLVELKEAEEKSLKESERLEKEIADVQELKKKLSTMTADEYFEKHPELKKKFDDEIRNDNWGY, from the exons ATGAGCGGAACAACCAAAAAAGTGGCGGATGTAGCATTCAAGGCCGGACGGAACATCGATTGGGAAGGGATGGCTAAGCTTCTCGTCTCCGATGAAGCTCGCCGTGAATTCTTCAATCTCCGTCGTGCTTTCGATGAGGTTAACACTCAGCTCCAAACAAAATTCAGTCAG GAGCCTGAGCCCATAGACTGGGAATATTATAGAAAAGGGATTGGCACTCGTTTGGTGGATATGTACAAGGAGCATTATGAGA GCATTGAGATCCCCAAGTTTGTCGACACCGTAACTCCTCAATATAAGCCTAAATTTGAGGCACTG TTGGTTGAGCTTAAGGAAGCAGAAGAGAAATCTCTGAAAGAGTCTGAGCGTTTGGAAAAGGAAATTGCTGATGTGCAAGAGTTAAAG AAAAAGCTTAGCACCATGACAGCGGATGAGTACTTTGAGAAGCATCCTGAGCTGAAGAAGaaatttgatgatgaaattAGGAACGATAACTGGGGCTATTGA